In the genome of Massilibacillus massiliensis, one region contains:
- the rpoE gene encoding DNA-directed RNA polymerase subunit delta, which produces MDFTQESEVDIAYFILSQAGETVYFKELIMDVIDKKHKPVQSLSKSISEVYTLINMDSRFHYDGKGMWGLTEWIPQEVKRSHSSVASKAAAKTGTKRREKLLEEIQDHDVVVKNREND; this is translated from the coding sequence TTGGATTTTACACAAGAATCAGAAGTGGATATCGCATATTTTATTTTAAGTCAAGCAGGGGAGACAGTTTATTTTAAAGAGTTGATTATGGATGTTATTGATAAAAAACACAAACCGGTTCAATCCTTATCTAAATCAATTTCAGAAGTCTATACATTGATTAATATGGATAGTAGATTTCATTATGATGGGAAAGGCATGTGGGGACTCACAGAATGGATTCCGCAAGAAGTGAAACGTTCTCATAGCAGTGTAGCATCGAAAGCAGCGGCCAAAACAGGAACGAAACGTCGCGAAAAATTATTAGAAGAAATTCAAGATCATGATGTTGTAGTGAAAAACAGAGAAAATGACTAG
- the argS gene encoding arginine--tRNA ligase, with translation MDIKELLNRAIYTAAQQAIADGAFSAEELPQIILEVPPQKEFGDYATNFALQAAKAARTKPRLIAEAIVARLKEDWLEKAEIAGPGFINFYLKPGVIYDTLAAIIKAGAHYGDLKKQQEEKIQVEYVSANPTGPLHVGHGRGAAVGSALVNLLRAAGYEVQSEYYINDAGNQIDNLAASVNARYLELLGKSFEFPENGYHGQDIIATAQRIIDRHGDQYLQMTAEERLTVFKELALKEKLAALKEDLAAFNVHFDAWFSERTLHQANAIQETCDFLLGNGNIYEKDGALWLKSTAYGDDKDRVVIRDNGIPTYLAADIAYHRNKLERGFDTLINIWGADHHGYICRVKAAIEAMGYKAKALEVLILQMVSLYQNGELVKMSKRTGQSITLAELIEEVGTDAARFFFIMRSIDSQLDFDLDLAKSKSNENPVYYIQYAHARICSIFRQAEEAGMKMSTQPNLTLLTAPSEIELIKKMAAYEEEIAYAAKERAPHRIARYVHELAGAFHSFYNQCRIMGVEADLAMARLALVGAVQTMIQHALGILGISAPEKM, from the coding sequence TTGGATATTAAAGAGTTATTGAATCGTGCAATATATACTGCCGCACAGCAGGCGATCGCTGATGGGGCATTTAGTGCTGAAGAACTGCCGCAGATTATTCTAGAAGTACCGCCGCAAAAAGAATTTGGTGATTATGCAACAAATTTTGCGCTGCAAGCTGCCAAAGCTGCCAGAACGAAACCTAGATTGATTGCGGAAGCGATTGTTGCCCGTTTAAAAGAAGATTGGTTAGAAAAAGCTGAAATTGCAGGCCCTGGATTTATTAATTTTTATTTAAAGCCGGGGGTTATTTATGATACCTTGGCTGCGATCATCAAGGCTGGTGCGCATTATGGCGATTTGAAAAAACAGCAAGAGGAAAAAATTCAAGTTGAATATGTAAGTGCCAATCCAACCGGACCTCTTCACGTAGGGCATGGAAGAGGTGCGGCTGTGGGCAGCGCACTTGTCAATTTATTGCGTGCTGCAGGCTATGAAGTGCAGAGTGAATATTATATCAATGATGCGGGCAATCAGATTGATAATTTAGCCGCTTCGGTGAATGCGCGTTATTTAGAGCTGCTTGGGAAGAGTTTTGAATTTCCGGAAAACGGTTATCATGGGCAAGATATTATAGCAACTGCACAAAGAATTATAGATCGTCATGGGGATCAATACTTACAGATGACTGCAGAGGAACGTTTGACAGTTTTTAAAGAATTGGCTTTAAAAGAAAAATTGGCAGCGTTGAAGGAAGATCTAGCAGCTTTCAATGTACACTTTGATGCATGGTTTAGTGAACGCACCTTACATCAGGCAAATGCGATTCAAGAAACTTGTGACTTTTTGCTTGGCAATGGTAATATCTATGAAAAAGATGGTGCTTTATGGCTTAAATCAACTGCCTATGGCGATGACAAAGATCGTGTTGTGATTCGTGATAATGGTATTCCTACGTATTTAGCGGCCGATATTGCATATCATCGGAATAAATTAGAACGTGGATTTGATACTTTAATCAATATTTGGGGTGCGGATCATCATGGTTATATTTGCCGTGTAAAAGCGGCGATTGAAGCGATGGGATACAAAGCTAAGGCTTTGGAAGTTCTAATTTTGCAAATGGTGAGTTTGTATCAAAATGGTGAATTGGTTAAAATGTCAAAAAGGACGGGACAAAGTATTACGTTAGCGGAACTGATTGAAGAAGTTGGTACGGATGCAGCAAGATTTTTCTTCATTATGCGTTCCATTGACAGTCAGCTTGATTTTGATTTAGACTTGGCTAAATCAAAATCGAATGAGAATCCGGTTTATTATATCCAATACGCGCATGCAAGAATTTGCAGCATTTTTAGACAAGCAGAGGAAGCTGGGATGAAGATGAGTACGCAGCCTAACCTCACTTTGTTAACAGCACCATCTGAAATTGAGTTAATTAAAAAAATGGCTGCTTATGAAGAAGAAATTGCTTATGCAGCGAAGGAACGGGCACCGCATCGTATTGCGCGTTATGTACATGAACTTGCCGGCGCTTTTCATAGTTTTTATAATCAGTGTCGCATCATGGGTGTTGAAGCGGATTTGGCAATGGCCAGACTCGCACTTGTGGGTGCAGTGCAAACTATGATTCAGCATGCACTTGGTATTTTAGGTATCAGTGCACCAGAGAAAATGTAA
- a CDS encoding DUF1934 domain-containing protein yields the protein MNKVLVTVIGVQKDEAGEENRIELISVGKHYCKNGVHYILYEDSEISGMEGTTTLLKVADDSVSLIRKGKIMQEQYFALDKKSLSTYTTPYGRLKLSVLTKKLDIQYGVISGNIEIDYELSIDGKWQSDNQLQIKVCADGVTCSNIN from the coding sequence ATGAATAAAGTATTAGTTACGGTTATTGGAGTACAAAAAGATGAAGCTGGTGAGGAAAACCGGATTGAATTGATATCGGTTGGCAAGCACTACTGTAAGAATGGTGTCCATTATATTTTATATGAAGATAGCGAAATCAGCGGGATGGAGGGAACCACCACTTTGCTGAAAGTCGCGGATGATTCTGTTTCGTTAATTCGCAAGGGAAAGATTATGCAGGAACAGTATTTTGCTTTGGATAAAAAAAGTTTGAGTACGTATACTACGCCATACGGTCGATTGAAGTTATCTGTTTTGACAAAGAAACTTGATATCCAGTATGGTGTAATTTCTGGAAATATTGAGATTGACTATGAATTATCCATTGATGGCAAGTGGCAAAGCGATAATCAATTACAGATAAAAGTTTGTGCTGATGGCGTAACTTGTAGTAATATAAATTAG
- a CDS encoding DUF2156 domain-containing protein: MIYINFQALKKEDKSIFDRFFSDRYYENSHFNFTNLFMWRNAYQIMWAIEDDVLYLKATWENEEFALQPFGPVEKMQQAIGAWLNYFKEQQRPFFMYGVEKSMVVELENFKGVEFEIEEDRDNFDYVYESQDLIHLAGRKYHSKKNHLNSFKKNYPEAEYKPITDELITQCKLNINGWYKKHGTFDDPILTTERDAIIEVLNNFEYLNLQGGAIVLDHRVVAFTFGEQLNTDTAVIHVEKADPDIRGAYSAINQEFVEAAWSHLTYINREEDMGLAGLRKAKTSYKPIKMIEKFNVRLKEL, from the coding sequence GTGATTTATATTAATTTTCAAGCATTAAAAAAAGAAGATAAAAGTATTTTTGATCGGTTTTTTAGCGATAGATATTATGAAAATTCCCATTTTAATTTCACGAATTTATTTATGTGGCGTAATGCATATCAGATCATGTGGGCGATTGAAGATGACGTACTCTATTTAAAAGCCACATGGGAAAATGAAGAATTTGCTCTGCAGCCTTTTGGTCCAGTAGAAAAAATGCAGCAAGCAATTGGAGCGTGGCTGAACTACTTTAAAGAGCAGCAAAGACCGTTTTTCATGTATGGTGTAGAGAAGTCTATGGTTGTGGAATTGGAAAACTTCAAAGGTGTGGAATTTGAAATTGAGGAAGATCGTGATAATTTTGACTATGTGTATGAAAGTCAAGATTTAATTCACTTGGCAGGTCGTAAATATCATTCGAAAAAAAATCATTTAAATAGTTTTAAAAAAAATTATCCAGAGGCTGAATATAAGCCAATTACGGATGAGCTAATTACACAATGTAAATTAAATATCAATGGATGGTATAAGAAACATGGTACGTTTGATGATCCTATTTTAACAACAGAACGTGATGCAATTATCGAAGTTCTCAATAATTTTGAGTACCTTAATTTGCAAGGTGGAGCCATTGTATTGGATCATCGTGTGGTTGCCTTTACTTTTGGTGAACAATTGAATACAGATACTGCAGTCATTCATGTAGAGAAAGCTGATCCTGATATTAGAGGCGCATATTCGGCGATTAATCAAGAGTTTGTCGAAGCTGCCTGGTCTCATCTAACGTATATCAATCGTGAAGAAGATATGGGATTGGCGGGCTTAAGAAAAGCAAAAACAAGTTACAAGCCAATAAAAATGATTGAAAAATTTAATGTTAGATTAAAAGAACTATAA
- a CDS encoding phosphoribosylformylglycinamidine synthase, with protein sequence MSVRRIYVEKRQGFFDIPAQALCADLVESFNLSKLKAVRVINRYDIEGVSEEEYALARNIVFSEPTVDVVYDETLPNFPNSRMFAVEFLPGQYDQTADSAAQCVQLLTQKERPVITTARVIVLVGEVTDEEFDKIKSYCINEVESRQASLEKPETLNLTAEVPADVEILTGFIDKSEGELQRFMDEQGFAMSFQDLKFCQTYFRDTEKRDPSITEIKVIDTYWSDHCRHTTFMTKVEAVEIEEGYFSEPIKNAYKAYLEDRKLVYGDKERDVTLMDIAVIGMKQLRKLGKLEDLDVSEEINACSIVVNADIDGKNEEWLVMFKNETHNHPTEIEPFGGAATCLGGAIRDPLSGRSYVYQAMRVTGAADPRKSVAETMPGKLPQKKITLGAARGYSSYGNQIGLATGQVAEVYHENFVAKRLEVGAVIAAAPKCNVVREVPKVGDVIVLVGGKTGRDGCGGATGSSKEHTEESLTSCGAEVQKGNPPTERKIQRLFRNPAVSKMIKRCNDFGAGGVSVAIGELTDGLAINLDAVPKKYEGLDGTELAISESQERMAVVIRKQDTAAFIQFADAENLEATEVATVTEDARLKMCWRGRDIVNLSRAFLNTNGVKQTVDVKVTTPSIDTNYLQRTPEVIVENLTDLEQAWIANLAQLNVCSQKGLVERFDSTIGAGTVLMPFGGKYQKTPAEGMVAKLPILSGETNTATAMTYGFNPHLMEWSPFHGAVYAIVESVAKIVALGGKYQSIRLTLQEYFEKLGTDSARWGKPFSALLGALHAQHGFEIPAIGGKDSMSGTFKDIDVPPSLVSFAVDIVKADKIISPEFKRMQSKVIVVPAVRDVYDLPDFTSLKHNFSKISQMIQEEKVLAAHSVRIGGIAAAVSKMTFGNGIGFKFADRVTAKDLFMCDYGTIILEIAPGTNLDHYLEGTKYYELGVTTEKPNIIFGDAIVSIAKAEKAFDGTLEKIFSTKTKEVSKKVGVVPYTAGNKITAAATYAKPKIFIPVFPGTNCEYDSARAFERAGGESETLVIRNLTGRAVEESVEAIVKGIAQAQIIMLPGGFSAGDEPDGSGKFIAAMFRNPRIKEAITALLKQRDGLILGICNGFQALIKLGLVPYGEITDLTIDSPTLTHNQIGRHISCMVKTKVVSNLSPWFNNVKVGDVHDIAVSHGEGRFVAGSEIVAKLRAKGQIATQYVDFAGNPSLNIPFNPNGSVEAIEGITSPDGRVFGKMGHSERIGASVGRNVPGNKDQQIFEAGIRYYK encoded by the coding sequence ATGAGTGTAAGAAGAATTTATGTGGAAAAGCGTCAAGGCTTTTTTGATATACCGGCGCAAGCTTTGTGCGCAGATTTAGTGGAGAGTTTTAATTTATCAAAATTAAAAGCAGTACGTGTGATCAATCGTTATGATATAGAGGGAGTAAGTGAAGAAGAATACGCATTGGCGCGTAATATTGTTTTTTCTGAGCCTACCGTGGATGTTGTATATGATGAAACTTTGCCGAATTTTCCTAATTCGCGGATGTTTGCAGTAGAATTTTTACCGGGTCAATATGATCAAACCGCTGACTCGGCTGCACAATGCGTGCAGCTGTTGACGCAGAAAGAGCGTCCGGTGATTACGACTGCACGCGTAATCGTACTCGTTGGTGAAGTGACAGACGAAGAATTTGATAAGATCAAATCTTATTGCATTAACGAAGTAGAAAGTCGCCAAGCGTCTTTGGAAAAACCAGAAACATTGAATCTGACAGCAGAGGTACCGGCTGATGTAGAAATTTTAACTGGTTTTATCGATAAAAGTGAAGGCGAACTTCAACGTTTTATGGATGAACAAGGATTTGCGATGAGCTTCCAGGACTTGAAATTCTGTCAAACGTATTTTAGAGATACGGAAAAACGTGATCCAAGTATTACTGAAATTAAAGTCATTGATACCTATTGGTCAGATCATTGCCGTCATACAACTTTTATGACAAAGGTAGAAGCGGTTGAGATCGAAGAAGGATATTTTTCTGAGCCTATAAAGAATGCGTATAAAGCTTATTTGGAAGATCGAAAGTTGGTTTATGGCGATAAAGAACGTGATGTTACGTTAATGGATATTGCTGTAATTGGGATGAAGCAGCTTAGAAAGCTGGGTAAATTGGAAGATTTAGATGTGTCAGAAGAAATCAATGCTTGCAGCATTGTGGTTAACGCTGATATTGACGGGAAAAATGAAGAGTGGCTGGTTATGTTTAAGAATGAGACACATAATCATCCGACTGAAATCGAACCATTTGGCGGTGCTGCGACCTGTCTTGGCGGTGCGATTCGCGATCCGCTTTCCGGACGTTCCTATGTTTATCAAGCAATGCGTGTTACCGGTGCAGCCGATCCAAGAAAAAGCGTTGCTGAGACTATGCCGGGGAAATTGCCGCAAAAGAAAATTACCTTGGGAGCAGCGCGTGGTTACAGCTCCTATGGCAATCAAATTGGTTTAGCAACAGGACAAGTTGCTGAAGTTTATCACGAAAATTTTGTTGCAAAACGCTTGGAAGTAGGTGCGGTCATTGCGGCGGCACCAAAGTGTAATGTGGTGCGTGAAGTCCCTAAAGTAGGGGATGTAATTGTCTTGGTTGGTGGAAAAACTGGCCGCGACGGCTGTGGTGGGGCAACTGGATCTTCTAAAGAACATACAGAAGAATCGCTTACAAGCTGTGGTGCAGAAGTACAAAAAGGGAATCCGCCAACGGAACGCAAAATTCAGCGGTTATTCAGAAATCCAGCCGTAAGTAAGATGATCAAACGTTGTAATGATTTTGGAGCTGGCGGGGTATCAGTTGCAATTGGTGAGTTAACGGATGGCCTTGCAATCAATCTTGATGCAGTACCTAAAAAATATGAAGGCTTGGATGGGACTGAGCTTGCGATTTCGGAATCACAAGAACGTATGGCAGTTGTAATCAGAAAACAAGATACGGCGGCTTTTATCCAGTTCGCTGATGCGGAAAATTTAGAAGCAACTGAGGTTGCAACGGTCACAGAAGATGCGAGATTGAAAATGTGCTGGCGCGGCAGAGATATTGTAAACTTAAGCCGTGCGTTTTTAAACACCAACGGTGTAAAACAAACCGTTGATGTAAAAGTGACAACACCAAGTATAGATACAAATTACCTGCAGCGCACGCCGGAAGTAATTGTAGAGAATTTGACGGATTTAGAACAGGCTTGGATTGCAAATCTTGCGCAATTAAATGTATGCAGTCAAAAAGGTCTTGTAGAACGTTTTGATTCTACAATCGGTGCTGGTACTGTATTGATGCCATTTGGCGGAAAATATCAGAAGACCCCTGCGGAAGGTATGGTGGCAAAACTGCCAATACTAAGTGGTGAAACGAATACTGCAACAGCAATGACATATGGTTTTAATCCACATTTAATGGAATGGAGCCCGTTCCATGGTGCAGTGTATGCCATTGTGGAATCTGTTGCAAAAATCGTTGCTTTAGGTGGTAAATATCAGAGCATTCGTCTTACTTTACAAGAATACTTTGAAAAATTGGGGACAGACTCTGCGAGATGGGGAAAACCATTTAGTGCGTTGCTAGGCGCATTGCACGCGCAGCACGGATTTGAAATCCCTGCGATTGGCGGTAAGGATAGTATGTCAGGAACATTCAAGGATATTGATGTACCGCCATCTTTAGTCTCCTTTGCCGTTGATATTGTCAAGGCGGATAAAATCATTTCTCCAGAATTTAAGCGTATGCAAAGCAAAGTGATTGTTGTTCCAGCTGTACGTGATGTATATGATCTGCCTGATTTTACTTCATTGAAACATAATTTCAGTAAGATCAGTCAGATGATACAAGAAGAAAAAGTGCTTGCTGCACATAGTGTGCGAATTGGCGGCATAGCAGCTGCTGTCAGTAAGATGACATTTGGTAATGGAATCGGGTTTAAATTTGCAGACCGTGTGACTGCAAAAGATTTGTTTATGTGTGATTACGGTACAATCATTTTAGAAATTGCACCGGGTACGAATCTAGATCATTATTTAGAAGGCACAAAGTATTATGAATTAGGTGTGACAACAGAAAAGCCAAATATCATTTTCGGCGATGCCATTGTCAGCATTGCAAAAGCGGAAAAAGCGTTTGATGGAACACTAGAAAAGATTTTTTCGACAAAAACAAAAGAAGTCAGCAAAAAAGTAGGTGTGGTGCCATATACAGCAGGTAATAAAATTACGGCTGCGGCAACGTATGCAAAACCGAAAATTTTTATTCCTGTATTCCCGGGCACGAACTGTGAATATGATTCTGCCAGAGCATTTGAGCGTGCTGGCGGGGAATCGGAAACTTTAGTAATTCGCAATTTGACTGGACGGGCGGTAGAAGAATCGGTAGAGGCTATCGTAAAAGGAATTGCACAGGCGCAAATTATAATGCTGCCCGGCGGGTTTAGTGCAGGTGATGAACCCGATGGTTCCGGTAAGTTTATTGCCGCAATGTTTAGAAATCCAAGGATTAAAGAAGCGATCACTGCACTCTTAAAGCAGCGTGATGGATTGATTCTCGGAATTTGCAATGGTTTTCAAGCTTTGATTAAGTTAGGCTTGGTTCCATATGGTGAAATTACAGACTTAACGATCGATAGCCCGACCTTAACCCATAATCAAATTGGCCGTCATATTTCGTGCATGGTAAAAACGAAAGTTGTATCAAATCTTTCGCCGTGGTTTAACAATGTCAAAGTCGGCGATGTACATGATATTGCTGTTTCTCATGGAGAAGGACGTTTTGTAGCGGGCAGTGAAATCGTGGCAAAACTTCGTGCGAAGGGGCAAATTGCAACGCAATATGTGGATTTCGCAGGAAATCCATCGCTTAATATTCCATTTAATCCAAATGGCTCTGTGGAAGCGATTGAAGGTATTACAAGTCCGGATGGCCGTGTGTTTGGTAAAATGGGACATTCTGAGCGTATTGGAGCTTCTGTAGGAAGGAATGTTCCGGGGAATAAAGATCAACAGATCTTTGAAGCAGGTATCCGATATTATAAATAA
- the speD gene encoding adenosylmethionine decarboxylase — translation MDTKNKLKLYGFNNLTKTLSFNMYDICYAKTAEHKKAYIEYIDEEYNAERLTAILTEVAHIIGANILNIAKQDYEPQGASVTMLISEEPVEPMSDAVVCHLDKSHITVHTYPESHPDQGITTFRADIDVSTCGMISPLKALNYLLKSFCSDIAMVDYRVRGFTRDVNGKKYFIDHKINSIQNYIEPKIRNQYQMIDVNVYQEHIFHTKMLLREFDLDNYLFGTPKNELMLGEKKKIKQRLKKEMAEIFYGRNIPKVKGTL, via the coding sequence TTGGATACTAAAAACAAATTAAAACTTTATGGATTTAATAATTTGACGAAGACATTAAGCTTTAACATGTATGACATTTGTTACGCAAAAACGGCAGAGCATAAAAAAGCATATATAGAATATATTGATGAAGAATATAATGCTGAGCGGCTTACGGCTATTTTAACTGAGGTTGCACATATCATAGGCGCTAACATTTTAAATATTGCGAAACAAGATTATGAACCCCAGGGCGCTAGTGTAACGATGCTGATTTCTGAAGAACCTGTCGAGCCGATGTCAGATGCGGTCGTGTGTCATTTAGATAAAAGTCATATTACAGTGCATACGTATCCAGAAAGTCATCCTGACCAGGGAATTACTACTTTTCGTGCCGATATTGATGTTTCTACTTGCGGTATGATATCACCATTAAAAGCACTGAATTATCTTTTGAAATCTTTTTGTTCAGATATAGCGATGGTTGATTATCGGGTAAGAGGATTTACGCGTGATGTCAATGGAAAAAAATATTTTATTGATCACAAAATTAATTCGATACAAAACTATATTGAACCTAAAATTAGGAATCAATATCAAATGATTGATGTAAATGTTTATCAAGAACATATTTTCCATACGAAAATGTTGCTCAGAGAATTTGATTTGGATAATTATCTTTTTGGCACGCCAAAGAATGAATTAATGCTTGGAGAAAAAAAGAAAATTAAACAACGCTTGAAAAAAGAAATGGCGGAAATTTTCTATGGGCGTAATATTCCAAAAGTAAAAGGAACTTTATAA
- a CDS encoding YhcH/YjgK/YiaL family protein produces the protein MIVGNVNNLDKEICQFPEAIRKALAFLQENDCANLKPGKYVIDAEADIFALVQEYRTKEKKDCRAETHAEYLDIQFLAKGKEVMGQCAYHPSLEIEEDCLKDRDACFYKNLPAESQIILGAGTYAVLYPTDVHRPGCSAEKPEDVVKFVIKINVKSLKTA, from the coding sequence ATGATCGTTGGAAATGTGAACAATTTGGACAAAGAAATCTGTCAGTTTCCTGAAGCAATAAGAAAAGCTTTGGCTTTTTTGCAGGAGAATGATTGCGCAAATCTCAAACCGGGAAAATATGTAATTGATGCCGAGGCTGATATTTTTGCTCTGGTGCAGGAGTATAGAACAAAAGAGAAAAAAGATTGTCGCGCTGAAACACATGCAGAGTATTTGGACATACAATTTTTAGCGAAAGGTAAAGAGGTTATGGGGCAATGTGCATACCATCCATCTCTTGAAATTGAGGAAGATTGTTTAAAAGATCGCGATGCATGTTTTTATAAAAATCTGCCAGCAGAAAGTCAGATTATTTTAGGGGCAGGCACTTATGCGGTGTTATATCCGACAGATGTACATCGTCCAGGCTGCAGTGCGGAAAAACCGGAGGATGTTGTAAAATTTGTTATAAAAATCAACGTTAAATCGCTAAAAACAGCTTAA
- a CDS encoding Lrp/AsnC family transcriptional regulator yields MRELLELLEHDAKRPVEELAAMLHKSEYEIEEQIKKLEKDKVILSYNTLINWEKFGDDTVTATIEVKVTPQREVGFDAIAERIYRFDEVRSVYLMSGGFDLLVMIEGKSLKDVSNFVATRLATIEGVISTRSNFMLKPYKKDGVIIDDQEKDRRLVVSP; encoded by the coding sequence ATGAGAGAGTTACTCGAATTATTAGAACATGATGCAAAAAGACCGGTCGAAGAACTCGCCGCCATGTTGCATAAATCAGAGTATGAAATAGAAGAACAAATCAAAAAGCTCGAAAAAGATAAAGTCATCTTAAGTTATAACACCTTGATTAATTGGGAAAAATTTGGTGATGACACCGTTACAGCTACAATCGAAGTAAAAGTTACCCCGCAGCGAGAAGTAGGCTTTGATGCAATCGCCGAACGGATCTATCGCTTTGATGAGGTCCGTTCCGTCTATCTCATGTCAGGTGGTTTTGATCTCCTCGTCATGATTGAAGGAAAATCCTTAAAAGACGTTTCTAACTTTGTAGCAACACGTCTTGCTACAATTGAAGGCGTGATCAGTACGCGCAGCAACTTTATGTTGAAACCCTATAAAAAAGACGGGGTTATTATCGACGATCAAGAAAAAGACCGTAGATTGGTGGTGTCGCCATGA
- a CDS encoding aminotransferase class I/II-fold pyridoxal phosphate-dependent enzyme → MNWASRISPSVNAIAPSGIRRFFDIAAEMDDVVSLGVGEPDFITPWHIRESCVYGLEQGYTAYTSNHGLLELREEIVNLLKRDHDVTYCPQNEVLITVGVSEALDLALRAVVSPGDEVLIPEPCYVSYKACVTLAGGIAVGVPTTIENEFRITAEELEKYLTPKTKVLLIGYPNNPTGAIMSKDNLAQIADFAEKHDLIVISDEIYSNLTYGGAKHTCFSALPRMRERTILLNGFSKSYAMTGWRIGYALANPTFIAAMTKIHQYTMLCAPITAQIGAVEALRHGEKHMKKMVTEYDHRRHLILDGIRNMGLECFEPKGAFYIFPSIKNTELTSEEFAEKLLRSERVALVPGTAFGACGEGFIRCSYATSVDKISEALSRIENFVKKHKK, encoded by the coding sequence ATGAATTGGGCATCTCGTATCTCGCCTTCTGTAAATGCAATTGCTCCTTCTGGTATTCGCCGTTTTTTTGATATTGCTGCTGAAATGGATGATGTGGTATCCCTAGGCGTCGGTGAACCAGATTTTATAACACCTTGGCATATTCGTGAAAGCTGCGTATATGGATTAGAACAAGGTTATACAGCCTATACTTCAAATCACGGACTTTTAGAACTTCGCGAAGAAATCGTAAATTTATTAAAAAGGGATCATGATGTAACCTACTGCCCTCAAAATGAAGTTCTCATCACTGTCGGTGTGAGTGAAGCACTGGATCTGGCTTTGCGTGCAGTAGTATCTCCAGGAGATGAAGTATTGATTCCTGAGCCTTGCTACGTATCTTACAAAGCTTGTGTTACACTTGCTGGGGGCATAGCTGTGGGCGTACCAACCACAATCGAAAATGAATTTCGTATTACCGCCGAGGAGTTAGAAAAATATCTTACGCCTAAAACCAAAGTATTACTCATTGGCTATCCAAACAACCCAACCGGCGCAATTATGAGCAAAGATAACCTAGCGCAAATTGCTGATTTCGCCGAAAAACACGATTTAATCGTTATATCGGATGAAATTTATTCTAATCTCACCTATGGTGGGGCAAAGCATACTTGTTTCTCTGCCTTGCCTCGTATGCGTGAACGAACCATTTTATTAAACGGCTTTTCAAAATCTTATGCCATGACAGGCTGGCGTATTGGTTATGCTCTGGCAAATCCAACCTTCATTGCTGCGATGACAAAGATTCATCAATATACCATGCTTTGTGCACCAATCACAGCACAAATCGGTGCTGTAGAAGCACTCCGGCATGGAGAAAAGCATATGAAGAAAATGGTCACTGAATATGATCATCGTCGTCATCTTATTTTAGACGGCATACGTAATATGGGATTAGAGTGTTTTGAACCGAAAGGTGCTTTTTATATTTTTCCTTCTATAAAAAACACCGAACTTACTTCGGAAGAATTTGCTGAAAAATTACTTCGCTCTGAGCGAGTTGCTTTAGTTCCAGGAACAGCCTTTGGTGCATGTGGTGAAGGATTTATCCGTTGTTCTTATGCCACTTCAGTAGATAAAATCTCAGAAGCTTTATCCAGAATCGAAAATTTTGTAAAGAAGCATAAAAAATAG
- a CDS encoding chemotaxis protein CheX yields the protein MDAKLVNPFIDAMTTVMPQMGFQNIVRGKVAVKDKAADSLGVTVLVGITKEIRGNVAYNMSDETARFIASTMMCGMPVASFDEMAQSAISELSNMLTANAATNLTTLGIEADISTPSLTIGDGFTVKISDGQYLVIEMVVDGHAVEINIALK from the coding sequence TTGGACGCAAAATTAGTTAACCCATTTATTGATGCAATGACTACAGTAATGCCGCAAATGGGGTTTCAGAATATTGTCAGAGGTAAAGTTGCAGTAAAGGATAAGGCGGCTGACAGTTTAGGCGTTACCGTTTTAGTTGGTATAACAAAAGAGATACGAGGGAATGTGGCATATAATATGTCTGATGAAACTGCACGTTTTATCGCTTCGACGATGATGTGCGGTATGCCGGTGGCTTCGTTCGATGAAATGGCACAAAGCGCGATTTCTGAACTGTCTAATATGCTAACAGCAAATGCTGCGACCAATTTAACTACTCTGGGAATTGAGGCTGATATTTCGACACCTAGCTTGACAATCGGTGATGGATTTACAGTGAAAATTAGTGATGGGCAATATCTTGTAATTGAAATGGTAGTAGATGGACATGCCGTAGAAATCAATATTGCACTAAAATAA